From the Gossypium hirsutum isolate 1008001.06 chromosome A02, Gossypium_hirsutum_v2.1, whole genome shotgun sequence genome, the window AAGACTTCTGATACCATGTTTGACTATACCATGAAATACTAAACAAGTAAAAAATTATGAAGAAAAGATTGGTTGGCTCATTATCTTACTTACAAAGCTTATTAAGGTTTGTATTTATGCACATGATATTAAAGGTTGCTAAGCTACTAACTAACTAACTTCTGTAACTATCTGCTAACTTCTTTAACCTTTCTTTAATAGACTAACTACTCAACTACTACTACTCCTCTTCCTCCTCTAACATgcttcaatttaataatatagatAGCAGTGAAACAAAAGAGTTATAAGCCTTTAGGGAATATGGAAAGCTTGAAATGTGAGCTATGCCTCAAGACTttacaacaaataaataattgCTACTCTTATATCATGTTTGCAAATTTCTCGTCTACTAACAAGTATTTAGATAAATCCTTCAACGACAAGTAACTTGGTGATGGATGATGGAACTTGGTTTTTAAGATAGTAAAGGGAAATATGGAGGAGCTGCTCTGATTGAAGAATTGTTTCAACTCTCTTAAAAGTTGAAACCAAGATAACACTCATCCACCTCACAATTGGGAATAAAGCGATGTAACTTATCAATAAAAAGAAACCATGGATCAGTCTCTTCATAGTTAGATGAaagtttattttttcaaaaataactcaaataagtttattatttatgaaaatgattcgcTTGCAAAATCATGTATGAAATTGACCTGTTTTGAACAGTGAAACTAGGTGCTGCCATTATCAATGGCGGCACTACCCTTCATAATGGGTCAATCATTGGttggttttaaaaataataataatatttttgggTGTTGCTATTGTCATTGGCGGCCCCAGACTGAAGTGTGATTAAATAAAGCGTTTAAAAACTTGATGAAGCAATTACATTTTTAGATTGGATGAAAAAAGAGGAGTGGCGCCATTATTGCTGCTGACAACCAATTAAATGCTTTTAAACTTTTAGTTTATTTGCATGTTAGGTCTATCCTctttagaaattaaatttaaataccttttaaaaatataagaataaaaaataaacccttttaattcttttttattttttatttttttaaaacaataaaaataaaaaactatataaaatttttatttaaattacctAATATATTCATCAAGAATTTTCCTCAAgtaaaaaattcttatttaaaactttagaaaatttGTTGAGGGATATATTTAGGTAATTTAAATAAGAACTTTATAtagttttttaagtttattttttaaaaaaacataaaaaaatgaaaaaaaggtttatttttgttattcttatatttttaatgactatttaaatttaatttaaaaaagggATAGACCTAACATACAAAtagattaaaagtttaaaaatatttaattgggTGTGCCAACAATCATGACGCCATCCCTTTTTTCATCCCActtaaaaatgtaattatttcATTAAGTTCTTAAACGTTTTATATAATCACATTTCAATCCAGTGCTGCCAATAACAATGATAGAacctcaaaaaatattattttttaaaatcaaccaATGATTGGCCCACTATGAAGGATGGTGCGTCAATGGCAATGACGACACcaaaatttactattcaaaacaggtcattttcatatataattttgtaaataatttttataaataattaatttatttgagttatttttaagaaaaagccATGAAAGGTTGAATGTCGACTTTGAGAGATGGGGCATCTCCTGCACAACACCCGTTTGTGAAGGCAGAACAAATGGATCGACTCATGCAAACAAGTCAAATTTTGGGCTACAGTAGCTGCTTCTATAGACATCTCGCCTTAATTTCCTTACCCCccaaaaatattgttaaaatataaatagtatagattaaaataattaaaattaaattttattttattaaaataattaaatttcaagaaaaaagaaACCGACAAATTgcattaaaatataaaagcataatgttaaatttatatcttaccctatttttttttaaaattaaatttaattctaaacatttttaaaaatagttaactttaaccataaattttttaaaaaaaattaaattaatatttttttaatagaaatattgattaaaatgttaaaattttaagtatggCAGCCTCATGAAAATTTACATGTAAtttatgcttttttttaaaatttttttatgaaatttttgtatttttctaaattttgaattaaatttttttttttttaaaattttaaaatatttgttaacttaatatataaaataaatagtgttATGTTAGAATATATGTAGATTGTTACATAGTTTGTATTtcaatattgttaaaaattaataatttaatcagtattttaattaaaaaaataatttaatttttttaaaaagttaataatgaattttagttaaaaaataagagttaaattgtaaaatgtaaatattgaggTTAAATTTATGATTATGGTAAATATAAAAGGCACGGTTGCTTATTTTAAAGAAACGATGCAATCTTGCAGGGAAACAGTCCGGACAGATCGAGATTCGAGAGTCCGACAGACATAGTTTAATGATCGAATTGAATCATTATTTTCcgctaaaaaggaaaaaagaataaaatttagagAGGCAATCAGGAATCGTGAATCGATTTACTACAAAAGCTGACAAAGTAAGATCGCTTAtcactccttttctttttcctgtaTGAactaaaaatttctttaaaatctcTCATTTACTCCTGCTTGAAGTAGTTAATTGATCGACTGTGAAAAAACCCCAGTTCTCATATATCTGTTCATtgttatatattgaaatgaatatttgaaatgtattgTGAATTTCAAATCTGAGTTTGATTCAGTGCGAGATTTGGGTTGGCTTAAAATTGtaagaaattattgattgatGCTTTTAGCTGAAAGAAGTGATGTTTTTTTATCTAAGTATTGATGGGCTCATGAATTTTAACTGAATTTTAATGTTGGGTTTTGCTCTTTAGATTCAATAAAGCTGAAAGTAGAGAAGTTGAAGTAGTTTTTATAGTTTTAGTATTGATGGGGAAGCCATTGTTTTATGAGATATTGGAAAAACCAGCAACAAGTTGTATAATAGGAATATGTAGTGGAATATGGTTTTACATACAGAAGAAAAACATTGGTTATCAGCATGTCGGTTTAAGTTACGAAACCGCGATAGAAGGGCACCATTGGAGGGTAATTTCTTCAGCTTTTTCACACATAAGTGTTCTTCATCTTGTTTTCAATATGAGTGCCCTTTGGAGTCTTGGTGTTATTGAACAATTAGATCACTTAGGTCTTGGAGTGGCTAATTATCTTCATTACACACTTGTTTTGGTTGTTGTTTCGGGCTTGCTTGTGTTGGGAATGTACCATTTTCTAATTCAGCGGTTTAAGATAGAGTATTTCCGGCGAGTGACTGCTGTCGGTTATTCTTGTGTTGTTTTTGGATGGATGACGATTTTGTCCGTGAAGCAACCTTCATCAAAGTTAAATCTCTTTGGATTCCTTTCACTTCCTATTAGTTTTGCACCCTTTGAGTCGTTGATTTTCACTTCGATCATTGTTCCACAAGCAAGTTTTCTTGGACATTTATCTGGAATTATTGTGGGGTATGCTATAGCTTGGGGTTTGATTCACGGGATGACTAATTATTGGGCAGTTTCCACGCTGGGATGGATTGCAGTTGTTTTCATTTTCAGTTTGAAGCATTCTGGTGCTTATGATTTCAGTTTTCTCGAGATTGAGCCTGTTACAGATCCTTCATTGCCTTCTGTCCCGTTTATCGGAAATGGTAGAACCTTGCAGATGAATACAGTTCCAGTTGAAGACAAGAAAGTAAATTTGATGATGCTATCACAGTCAAATGTGGTAACTACCGGAGGGTAAAATGTGGTGGTGAAGGAGTCGAAATTGTAAAATAGTTACCGTAATGCTGGATCGTGGCTGCTACTTGTGTCCTTGCTATTTAACCATTAGATTTTACAGATTCATTGCTTTCCTCTGCTTTGATAATACAAAGTTACCAGGTTTGCTTGTAAACTTGCAAAGATTTACACAAATTTCTTCACTGACTTGGATTGCAAGTTAGTAATCATCATTGCTTTCATATGCATTCAATGTAtaagcttttaaataattttatgttatttttcattttatttgatttatgtcTTACACTTATGTCTGGCATGGCATGGCATGGTTACGAAGATGCATATACTTATATTCAATATTGACATTGAGTTCAAGTAACAAGGTTCTACCATTCTTTTGGAACTTGGCTAAGAAAATTTATTGATACTGGAAACGCAAAttcattgaatatatatatttggtaattatccagttttttttatataacatgTTTGGGGTTGTTCTTGATAATGTCATCTTCAAGATTCAAACTCTTATTCTATTTTTAAGAGtgtaatatgttttattatttcacCTAACACtaaatatttatgattatttaagaacttgaaaaaaaagatttatttctctaaattttatttttatacatttagtTATAGCTAGAGTTATGCTAGACGAAAATAGTTGCACCCGTTCCGTACGAGTATGTTAagcttttactatttttatttacttcactAGAAATGTGTGCtaatatttgtatatttattgAAAACGggaattaaaaaaaagttgaagtaACATAGGTTACAATAATTCTTAAGTGATATGAGATAATACAATATTTCAAGATCAATGTATAGAATATAAGTATTAGATatcaatatttcaaaaaaaaaaaagaaaaagaaaaagaaaggagagaaggAAAAAACAAAGTTACAAGCATGATtgtttttaagagaaaaaaaggaGTGAGTGTCATGTGGGGAGATATAAGCCAAGTGATATATGCATGTATAAACACATGTTAATGGTCATTGCAACAAATATTGCGCTCTTCCATCACCTTATGTGATCACATATTTAAATATCCCCTCCACTAGGGATCATAGGCGAGCCATGTTCTTCCTGCCGGAAACTACAGTTTATAAATATTTCAacttttaaacattaaataaatgaaatttttaaacaaataaaaaaatcacttttt encodes:
- the LOC107942365 gene encoding RHOMBOID-like protein 13, with protein sequence MGKPLFYEILEKPATSCIIGICSGIWFYIQKKNIGYQHVGLSYETAIEGHHWRVISSAFSHISVLHLVFNMSALWSLGVIEQLDHLGLGVANYLHYTLVLVVVSGLLVLGMYHFLIQRFKIEYFRRVTAVGYSCVVFGWMTILSVKQPSSKLNLFGFLSLPISFAPFESLIFTSIIVPQASFLGHLSGIIVGYAIAWGLIHGMTNYWAVSTLGWIAVVFIFSLKHSGAYDFSFLEIEPVTDPSLPSVPFIGNGRTLQMNTVPVEDKKVNLMMLSQSNVVTTGG